One window from the genome of Kryptolebias marmoratus isolate JLee-2015 linkage group LG1, ASM164957v2, whole genome shotgun sequence encodes:
- the bcl2l16 gene encoding BCL2 like 16 — protein MCQSEVPGARLGLNSPDPLVREAFLMAHDYIDYVTKGAGGTVGPAPTACAAALRHAGDELLTRFPIFFRRWPRIFQDVTENTACPVLISILDEHFFPPVPKGRQRDLSWSAVLSVYVLAGQMALHCNERGMVAVLPQLKESVGVYVKRVICPDIRDKGGWEGFVSHFGKKQNLEGQVKMVCFWTLIALTVCILSHFFWRRMAWPTLPPTGFKYGRGTQHI, from the exons ATGTGTCAGTCGGAGGTGCCGGGGGCCAGACTGGGCCTGAACAGTCCTGATCCATTGGTAAGAGAGGCTTTTCTGATGGCTCATGACTACATAGACTATGTCACTAAAGGGGCAGGTGGAACTGTGGGTCCTGCCCCTACAGCCTGCGCCGCAGCCCTGCGCCACGCTGGAGATGAGCTTCTCACTCGCTTCCCCATCTTCTTCAGGCGCTGGCCTCGCATCTTCCAGGACGTGACAGAAAATACGGCATGCCCCGTGCTCATTAGCATCCTGGATGAGCACTTCTTTCCCCCTGTCCCCAAAGGGCGACAGAGGGACTTGTCCTGGAGCGCCGTGCTGTCAGTCTATGTGCTGGCTGGCCAGATGGCTCTGCACTGCAACGAGAGAGGCATGGTGGCAGTCCTGCCTCAGCTCAAAGAGAGCGTGGGAGTATATGTGAAAAGGGTTATTTGTCCTGATATAAGAGACAAAGGAGGATGG GAAGGTTTTGTGTCACACTTTGGAAAGAAGCAGAACCTGGAGGGTCAGGTGAAAATGGTGTGCTTCTGGACACTGATAGCACTGACTGTCTGCATCCTCAGCCACTTTTTTTGGAGAAGGATGGCTTGGCCAACACTCCCACCTACTGGTTTCAAGTATGGAAGAGGCACCCAACACATCTGA
- the tubb2b gene encoding tubulin beta-2b chain has product MREIVHLQAGQCGNQIGAKFWEVISDEHGIDPTGTYHGDSDLQLDRINVYYNEASGGKYVPRAVLVDLEPGTMDSVRSGAFGQVFRPDNFVFGQSGAGNNWAKGHYTEGAELVDSVLDVVRKEAESCDCLQGFQLTHSLGGGTGSGMGTLLISKIREEYPDRIMNTFSVVPSPKVSDTVVEPYNATLSVHQLVENTDETYCIDNEALYDICFRTLKLTTPSYGDLNHLVSATMSGVTTCLRFPGQLNADLRKLAVNMVPFPRLHFFMPGFAPLTSRGSQQYRSLTVPELTQQMFDAKNMMAACDPRHGRYLTVAAIFRGRMSMKEVDEQMLNVQNKNSSYFVEWIPNNVKTAVCDIPPRGLKMAATFIGNSTAIQELFKRISEQFTAMFRRKAFLHWYTGEGMDEMEFTEAESNMNDLVSEYQQYQDATAEEEGEFEEEGEEELA; this is encoded by the exons atgagagaaatcGTGCATCTTCAAGCCGGCCAGTGCGGAAATCAGATTGGTGCCAAG ttctGGGAAGTCATCAGTGACGAGCATGGCATTGACCCAACTGGTACCTACCATGGAGACAGTGACCTGCAACTGGACAGGATCAATGTTTACTATAATGAAGCTTCAG GTGGTAAATATGTTCCCCGTGCTGTGCTTGTGGATCTGGAGCCAGGCACCATGGACTCTGTGAGGTCTGGAGCTTTTGGGCAGGTCTTCAGGCCAgacaactttgtttttg GTCAGAGTGGTGCTGGGAACAACTGGGCCAAAGGCCACTACACAGAGGGTGCAGAGCTGGTGGACTCTGTCCTGGATGTGGTGAGGAAGGAGGCAGAGAGCTGCGACTGCCTGCAGGGCTTCCAGCTCACACATTCCCTTGGTGGCGGTACAGGTTCTGGTATGGGCACCCTGCTGATTAGCAAGATTCGTGAAGAGTACCCTGACCGCATCATGAACACCTTCAGCGTAGTGCCTTCTCCTAAAGTGTCCGATACGGTAGTTGAGCCCTACAACGCCACGCTGTCAGTCCACCAGCTAGTCGAAAACACAGATGAGACATACTGTATTGACAATGAGGCCCTCTACGACATCTGCTTCCGTACACTTAAACTCACAACTCCCTCCTATGGTGACCTCAACCACCTGGTCTCTGCAACGATGAGCGGTGTCACGACCTGCCTCAGGTTCCCTGGACAGCTAAACGCTGATCTGCGCAAGCTGGCCGTCAACATGGTGCCATTCCCCCGTCTGCACTTCTTCATGCCAGGCTTTGCTCCCCTCACAAGCAGAGGCAGCCAGCAGTACAGGTCCCTCACTGTGCCAGAGCTTACCCAGCAGATGTTTGACGCCAAGAACATGATGGCTGCCTGTGACCCGCGCCACGGCCGCTACCTGACAGTGGCTGCCATCTTCCGTGGCCGCATGTCCATGAAGGAGGTTGATGAGCAGATGCTGAACGTACAGAACAAGAACAGCAGCTACTTCGTGGAATGGATCCCCAACAACGTCAAGACTGCAGTCTGTGACATTCCTCCCCGAGgcctcaagatggccgccacattcATCGGAAACAGCACAGCCATTCAGGAGCTGTTCAAGCGCATCTCAGAGCAGTTCACAGCCATGTTCAGGCGCAAGGCTTTCCTCCACTGGTACACTGGAGAGGGCATGGATGAGATGGAGTTCACAGAGGCTGAGAGCAACATGAACGACCTGGTGTCAGAGTACCAGCAGTACCAGGATGCCACTGCTGAAGAGGAAGGAGAGTTTGAGGAAGAGGGTGAGGAGGAGCTGGCCTAA